The following are from one region of the Salmo salar chromosome ssa27, Ssal_v3.1, whole genome shotgun sequence genome:
- the LOC106588909 gene encoding nuclear pore complex protein Nup153 isoform X2 encodes MADTGGGKIRSRRYHIASKPYAKSKQQSGLISRVTDTVKSIVPSWMQKYFTNGETAEGGGAMLGEEPNSQAPPNGSEELDPLPDGWDSAEPATTNTEPSTSRVSLNFQDVLSRPPLNRSHLHFPSLDSSPALGRPSSLFSQPSTSSAPFAGGPFAGASTSFSLVKEIKDNSSQHEDDNISTTSGFSSRASEKDVPNFKTTSLPQLCSLEMDRTHSGPQQSSLKKPAFNLSVFGTSSTSTLSSSVLNASQLGDSPFYPGKTTYGGAAAVRTARSRTATPYQAPLRRQIKAKPAGTPPCGVTSATARRILQSLERMSSPLADAKRIPSTVSSPLSKSPDGSTLDLSHFQAPKKRLDSPLPPVQKLVIPAAALVSGSRSMSFRPSLTPVGLTQTPGGTPTRQSPLIPEAVAGPCQSTSSSLPTYPLSSTPATSSTGSGGGKMKRERTSTRPSSKRPEDEIAELPALPANTSISLPSFPNPKPVVTTTPVLVEPVINEVPPTTAPSTPPSTPFTFSSPIVMTTAASPPSLSPSSGFTFSAPVVKTGLSLSNGKMVTPVVAAVKHVASESMEEFEGPFKPAKILKQGSVLELLKGPGFAVPFTQTSPDPKAPQETPALSTTTPSLGDLFKAPTASLDCDVCMVKNKPTATKYVACMTPHPNSTLAKTDSEHFTTLSGLEGSTTTTAAGFGALFTKSAGSWDCDTCLVQNKPQAVKCVACETAKPGTGVKATLTLHAFSEAKTLPAAAPLLGFGDKFKKPEGAWECDMCMVQNKAQDIKCVSCMSTKPGVTAATPSLTPAPVSTTPLLGFGAQFKKPDGAWECDVCCVQNKGADQACVACQTLKPGAKVEPKSFGSSSFGIQSLSDTGSGGFKFGMGASSDSASGSGGFKFGGTLSDSSSGGFKFGAAASSDTTSTDTSSSAGFKFGSSTEGFTFGASTASTPAADEGKKAEAQSMGAGFRFGISGGISFGTAAAASTESKPSDGGFFGLSKPTTTTSTLSLPVSTENDSGASTETTTTTAAAPIFGKLAEPPSLATPLGGSIFEESLEKDQDPFTIGKSEKEASMGSGFLFSAASKEAEASAPPGGFSFFMVDPSADQPKAPTFTFGKLADSETPAAKAPKPSFSFGQSATDTAASKPAFGFMATTTTSTSTTPAPRLFGPTSSTTPAPIPAPSTFLFGQSASSEATPAKSFLFGQSQDSLPAPAASLNPGPAQPFLFGSGPNTAAPSFTFGAAPLSTASSTAPSAAPAPFVFSPASSSGFGSGQAPTFGQGTSQPNAPAFGSPAPSPFPATASQPPAFGGKANSVPVFDQQANSTPAFGSSATPGGGFQFGGVSAFGTSSNSTGVFAFGGAPGGSTAPSATPSMAPQPSAPGGGFNFIGSTKSTTFTAAPAGQNSIARRKIKTAVRRKK; translated from the exons ATGGCGGACACGGGTGGAGGGAAAATTAGAAGCAGAAGATATCATATCGCTTCTAAACCTTACGCCAAAAGCAAACAG CAGTCAGGCCTGATTAGTCGAGTGACAGACACAGTCAAGAGCATCGTTCCTTCCTGGATGCAGAAATACTTCACAAACGGGGAGACTGCAGAAGGGGGAGGGGCCATGTTGGGGGAGGAGCCGAACAGTCAGGCCCCTCCTAATGGCAGCGAGGAGTTAGACCCCCTTCCTGATGGATGGGACTCTGCGGAGCCCGCTACCACTAATACAG agCCTTCGACAAGCAGGGTATCCCTGAACTTCCAGGATGTTCTGTCAAGGCCCCCCCTCAACCGCTCCCACCTCCATTTCCCCTCTCTGGACTCCTCCCCGGCCCTGGGGAGACCAAGCTCCCTTTTTTCCCAGCCCTCCACCTCCTCCGCCCCCTTCGCTGGGGGCCCCTTCGCTGGGGCGTCGACCAGCTTCTCCCTAGTCAAGGAGATCAAGGACAACAGCTCCCAGCACGAGGATGACAACATCTCCACCACCAGCGGCTTCTCATCACGCGCATCAGAAAAAG ATGTACCAAACTTTAAGACCACGTCGCTACcccagctctgttctctggagaTGGACCGGACCCACTCTGGGCCCCAGCAGTCCAGTCTCAAGAAGCCTGCGTTCAACCTGTCTGTCTTTGGGACGTCCTCCAct TCTACGTTGAGCAGTTCAGTGCTGAACGCCAGTCAGTTGGGGGATTCCCCCTTCTACCCAGGGAAGACTACCTACGGGGGAGCAGCTGCTGTTAGAACAGCCCGCTCACGCACAGCCACACCTTACCAG GCTCCATTGCGGCGGCAGATCAAGGCTAAGCCTGCTGGGACTCCGCCCTGTGGGGTGACCAGCGCTACCGCCCGACGCATCTTACAGTCCCTGGAGCGGATGTCCAGCCCCCTCGCT GATGCCAAAAGAATCCCCTCTACGGTGTCCTCTCCCTTGTCAAAA TCCCCTGATGGCAGCACTCTAGACCTTTCACATTTCCAGGCCCCCAAAAAACGG CTGGACTCTCCCCTCCCCCCAGTCCAGAAATTGGTTATCCCGGCTGCAGCGTTGGTGTCTGGGAGCCGCTCAATGTCCTTCAGGCCCTCTCTGACCCCCGTGGGCCTGACCCAGACCCCCGGAGGCACG cccACAAGACAATCCCCTCTGATTCCTGAAGCAGTGGCAGGTCCTTGTCAAAGCACAAGCAGCAGCCTGCCCACCTACCCTCTGTCCAGCACTCCTGCAACCAGCAGCACAGGGTCAGGAGGAGGGAAGATGAAGAGGGAGAGGACCAGCACAAGACCCTCGTCCAAACGACCTGAAGACGAG ATTGCTGAGCTACCGGCCCTGCCGGCCAACACCTCAATCAGTCTGCCCAGCTTCCCCAACCCCAAGCCTGTTGTCACGACCACACCTGTCCTGGTGGAGCCCGTCATTAATGAG gTGCCACCGACTAcagccccctctacccctccctccacacctttCACTTTCTCCTCCCCTATTGTCATGACAACTGCTGCTAGCCCACCGTCCTTATCCCCGTCT TCTGGATTTACCTTCAGTGCACCTGTAGTGAAAACGGGTCTGTCACTATCCAACGGGAAGATGGTCACCCCAGTCGTGGCAGCAG TGAAGCATGTTGCCAGTGAGAGCATGGAGGAGTTTGAAGGGCCGTTTAAACCAGCCAAGATTTTGAAACAGGGCAGTGTGCTGGAGCTCCTCAAAGGACCTG GGTTTGCCGTTCCTTTTACTCAGACCTCCCCTGACCCCAAAGCCCCCCAAGAGACCCCAGCCctgtccaccaccaccccctccCTTGGGGACTTGTTCAAAGCGCCCACAGCCTCCTTGGACTGTGACGTCTGCATGGTGAAGAATAAACCCACTGCCACAAAGTATGTGGCCTGTATGACCCCACATCCAAATTCTACTTTAGCGAAGACCGACAGTGAACACTTCACAACGCTGTCCGGGCTGGAGGgttccaccactactactgcagCTGGTTTTGGAGCCCTGTTCACAAAGTCTGCGGGAAGCTGGGACTGTGACACTTGTCTGGTTCAGAACAAGCCTCAAGCGGTCAAATGTGTGGCCTGTGAGACAGCCAAGCCTGGGACTGGAGTTAAAGCCACACTGACCCTGCATGCCTTCTCGGAGGCTAAGACTCTGCCCGCTGCTGCCCCCCTCTTGGGTTTCGGGGACAAGTTTAAGAAGCCGGAGGGAGCGTGGGAGTGTGACATGTGCATGGTGCAGAACAAGGCGCAGGACATCAAGTGTGTTTCCTGTATGAGCACTAAGCCAG GAGTGACGGCAGCGACTCCATCTCTAACTCCTGCCCCTGTCAGCACCACTCCTCTACTAGGCTTTGGGGCCCAGTTCAAGAAGCCAGATGGAGCGTGGGAGTGTGACGTGTGCTGTGTTCAGAACAAGGGAGCAGACCAGGCGTGTGTGGCCTGTCAGACCCTCAAGCCTGGGGCTAAAGTAGAGCCTAAAT CATTCGGTTCCTCGTCATTTGGTATCCAGTCCTTGTCTGACACCGGCTCAGGTGGATTCAAGTTTGGCATGGGGGCGTCATCGGACTCTGCCTCTGGTTCTGGGGGCTTCAAATTCGGCGGCACCCTCTCTGACTCCTCTTCGGGGGGCTTCAAATTCGGTGCAGCTGCCTCATCAGACACCACCTCAACAGACACCAGCAGCTCTGCAGGCTTCAAATTCGGCAGCTCCACAGAGGGCTTCACGTTTGGAGCATCCACTGCTTCCACCCCTGCAGCGGACGAGGGGAAGAAGGCTGAAGCCCAGAGTATGGGTGCCGGATTCAGATTTGGCATTAGCGGTGGGATCTCGTTCGGCACTGCAGCAGCTGCTAGCACGGAGAGCAAACCCTCAGACGGAGGGTTCTTTGGACTATCAAAACCAACAACCACCACCTCTACTTTAAGCCTTCCTGTCTCTACAGAGAACGACAGTGGAGCTTCTACAGAAACTACTACCACAACAGCAGCAGCTCCTATTTTTGGGAAGCTGGCTGAGCCTCCTTCCCTGGCCACACCACTAGGGGGCAGCATATTTGAGGAATCGCTAGAGAAAGACCAGGACCCTTTCACCATTGGGAAGTCTGAGAAGGAGGCCTCTATGGGGTCTGGGTTCCTGTTCAGTGCTGCTAGTAAAGAGGCGGAGGCATCGGCTCCCCCTGGAGGCTTTTCCTTCTTTATGGTAGATCCATCTGCAGACCAGCCCAAAGCACCTACCTTCACCTTTGGGAAGCTGGCAGACAGTGAGACCCCAGCAGCAAAAGCCCCTAAGCCCTCATTCAGCTTTGGGCAAAGCGCTACAG ATACTGCAGCCTCAAAGCCAGCGTTTGGGTTCATGgcaaccaccaccacctctacttcCACCACCCCTGCCCCCAGGCTGTTTGGGCCCACCAGCAGCACTACCCCAGCCCCTATCCCGGCCCCCAGTACCTTCCTGTTCGGGCAGAGTGCCTCCAGTGAGGCCACCCCAGCCAAGTCCTTCTTGTTTGGGCAGAGCCAGGACAGCCTGCCTGCCCCTGCAGCTTCCCTGAACCCTGGCCCAGCTCAACCCTTCCTGTTTGGGTCTGGACCTAACACTGCTGCTCCCTCCTTCACTTTTGGAGCGGCCCCGCTCTCCACTGCCTCATCTACAG ctccatcAGCAGCCCCTGCTCCGTTTGTATTcagccctgcctcctcctctgGCTTTGGGTCGGGACAAGCTCCTACCTTTGGTCAGGGTACCTCCCAGCCCAATGCCCCTGCGTTTGGTTCTCCCGCCCCGTCCCCCTTCCCTGCCACGGCCTCCCAGCCCCCTGCCTTCGGGGGGAAGGCCAACTCTGTCCCTGTGTTCGACCAGCAAGCCAACTCCACGCCCGCTTTTGGCTCATCCGCCACACCAG
- the LOC106588909 gene encoding nuclear pore complex protein Nup153 isoform X1, which translates to MADTGGGKIRSRRYHIASKPYAKSKQQQSGLISRVTDTVKSIVPSWMQKYFTNGETAEGGGAMLGEEPNSQAPPNGSEELDPLPDGWDSAEPATTNTEPSTSRVSLNFQDVLSRPPLNRSHLHFPSLDSSPALGRPSSLFSQPSTSSAPFAGGPFAGASTSFSLVKEIKDNSSQHEDDNISTTSGFSSRASEKDVPNFKTTSLPQLCSLEMDRTHSGPQQSSLKKPAFNLSVFGTSSTSTLSSSVLNASQLGDSPFYPGKTTYGGAAAVRTARSRTATPYQAPLRRQIKAKPAGTPPCGVTSATARRILQSLERMSSPLADAKRIPSTVSSPLSKSPDGSTLDLSHFQAPKKRLDSPLPPVQKLVIPAAALVSGSRSMSFRPSLTPVGLTQTPGGTPTRQSPLIPEAVAGPCQSTSSSLPTYPLSSTPATSSTGSGGGKMKRERTSTRPSSKRPEDEIAELPALPANTSISLPSFPNPKPVVTTTPVLVEPVINEVPPTTAPSTPPSTPFTFSSPIVMTTAASPPSLSPSSGFTFSAPVVKTGLSLSNGKMVTPVVAAVKHVASESMEEFEGPFKPAKILKQGSVLELLKGPGFAVPFTQTSPDPKAPQETPALSTTTPSLGDLFKAPTASLDCDVCMVKNKPTATKYVACMTPHPNSTLAKTDSEHFTTLSGLEGSTTTTAAGFGALFTKSAGSWDCDTCLVQNKPQAVKCVACETAKPGTGVKATLTLHAFSEAKTLPAAAPLLGFGDKFKKPEGAWECDMCMVQNKAQDIKCVSCMSTKPGVTAATPSLTPAPVSTTPLLGFGAQFKKPDGAWECDVCCVQNKGADQACVACQTLKPGAKVEPKSFGSSSFGIQSLSDTGSGGFKFGMGASSDSASGSGGFKFGGTLSDSSSGGFKFGAAASSDTTSTDTSSSAGFKFGSSTEGFTFGASTASTPAADEGKKAEAQSMGAGFRFGISGGISFGTAAAASTESKPSDGGFFGLSKPTTTTSTLSLPVSTENDSGASTETTTTTAAAPIFGKLAEPPSLATPLGGSIFEESLEKDQDPFTIGKSEKEASMGSGFLFSAASKEAEASAPPGGFSFFMVDPSADQPKAPTFTFGKLADSETPAAKAPKPSFSFGQSATDTAASKPAFGFMATTTTSTSTTPAPRLFGPTSSTTPAPIPAPSTFLFGQSASSEATPAKSFLFGQSQDSLPAPAASLNPGPAQPFLFGSGPNTAAPSFTFGAAPLSTASSTAPSAAPAPFVFSPASSSGFGSGQAPTFGQGTSQPNAPAFGSPAPSPFPATASQPPAFGGKANSVPVFDQQANSTPAFGSSATPGGGFQFGGVSAFGTSSNSTGVFAFGGAPGGSTAPSATPSMAPQPSAPGGGFNFIGSTKSTTFTAAPAGQNSIARRKIKTAVRRKK; encoded by the exons ATGGCGGACACGGGTGGAGGGAAAATTAGAAGCAGAAGATATCATATCGCTTCTAAACCTTACGCCAAAAGCAAACAG CAGCAGTCAGGCCTGATTAGTCGAGTGACAGACACAGTCAAGAGCATCGTTCCTTCCTGGATGCAGAAATACTTCACAAACGGGGAGACTGCAGAAGGGGGAGGGGCCATGTTGGGGGAGGAGCCGAACAGTCAGGCCCCTCCTAATGGCAGCGAGGAGTTAGACCCCCTTCCTGATGGATGGGACTCTGCGGAGCCCGCTACCACTAATACAG agCCTTCGACAAGCAGGGTATCCCTGAACTTCCAGGATGTTCTGTCAAGGCCCCCCCTCAACCGCTCCCACCTCCATTTCCCCTCTCTGGACTCCTCCCCGGCCCTGGGGAGACCAAGCTCCCTTTTTTCCCAGCCCTCCACCTCCTCCGCCCCCTTCGCTGGGGGCCCCTTCGCTGGGGCGTCGACCAGCTTCTCCCTAGTCAAGGAGATCAAGGACAACAGCTCCCAGCACGAGGATGACAACATCTCCACCACCAGCGGCTTCTCATCACGCGCATCAGAAAAAG ATGTACCAAACTTTAAGACCACGTCGCTACcccagctctgttctctggagaTGGACCGGACCCACTCTGGGCCCCAGCAGTCCAGTCTCAAGAAGCCTGCGTTCAACCTGTCTGTCTTTGGGACGTCCTCCAct TCTACGTTGAGCAGTTCAGTGCTGAACGCCAGTCAGTTGGGGGATTCCCCCTTCTACCCAGGGAAGACTACCTACGGGGGAGCAGCTGCTGTTAGAACAGCCCGCTCACGCACAGCCACACCTTACCAG GCTCCATTGCGGCGGCAGATCAAGGCTAAGCCTGCTGGGACTCCGCCCTGTGGGGTGACCAGCGCTACCGCCCGACGCATCTTACAGTCCCTGGAGCGGATGTCCAGCCCCCTCGCT GATGCCAAAAGAATCCCCTCTACGGTGTCCTCTCCCTTGTCAAAA TCCCCTGATGGCAGCACTCTAGACCTTTCACATTTCCAGGCCCCCAAAAAACGG CTGGACTCTCCCCTCCCCCCAGTCCAGAAATTGGTTATCCCGGCTGCAGCGTTGGTGTCTGGGAGCCGCTCAATGTCCTTCAGGCCCTCTCTGACCCCCGTGGGCCTGACCCAGACCCCCGGAGGCACG cccACAAGACAATCCCCTCTGATTCCTGAAGCAGTGGCAGGTCCTTGTCAAAGCACAAGCAGCAGCCTGCCCACCTACCCTCTGTCCAGCACTCCTGCAACCAGCAGCACAGGGTCAGGAGGAGGGAAGATGAAGAGGGAGAGGACCAGCACAAGACCCTCGTCCAAACGACCTGAAGACGAG ATTGCTGAGCTACCGGCCCTGCCGGCCAACACCTCAATCAGTCTGCCCAGCTTCCCCAACCCCAAGCCTGTTGTCACGACCACACCTGTCCTGGTGGAGCCCGTCATTAATGAG gTGCCACCGACTAcagccccctctacccctccctccacacctttCACTTTCTCCTCCCCTATTGTCATGACAACTGCTGCTAGCCCACCGTCCTTATCCCCGTCT TCTGGATTTACCTTCAGTGCACCTGTAGTGAAAACGGGTCTGTCACTATCCAACGGGAAGATGGTCACCCCAGTCGTGGCAGCAG TGAAGCATGTTGCCAGTGAGAGCATGGAGGAGTTTGAAGGGCCGTTTAAACCAGCCAAGATTTTGAAACAGGGCAGTGTGCTGGAGCTCCTCAAAGGACCTG GGTTTGCCGTTCCTTTTACTCAGACCTCCCCTGACCCCAAAGCCCCCCAAGAGACCCCAGCCctgtccaccaccaccccctccCTTGGGGACTTGTTCAAAGCGCCCACAGCCTCCTTGGACTGTGACGTCTGCATGGTGAAGAATAAACCCACTGCCACAAAGTATGTGGCCTGTATGACCCCACATCCAAATTCTACTTTAGCGAAGACCGACAGTGAACACTTCACAACGCTGTCCGGGCTGGAGGgttccaccactactactgcagCTGGTTTTGGAGCCCTGTTCACAAAGTCTGCGGGAAGCTGGGACTGTGACACTTGTCTGGTTCAGAACAAGCCTCAAGCGGTCAAATGTGTGGCCTGTGAGACAGCCAAGCCTGGGACTGGAGTTAAAGCCACACTGACCCTGCATGCCTTCTCGGAGGCTAAGACTCTGCCCGCTGCTGCCCCCCTCTTGGGTTTCGGGGACAAGTTTAAGAAGCCGGAGGGAGCGTGGGAGTGTGACATGTGCATGGTGCAGAACAAGGCGCAGGACATCAAGTGTGTTTCCTGTATGAGCACTAAGCCAG GAGTGACGGCAGCGACTCCATCTCTAACTCCTGCCCCTGTCAGCACCACTCCTCTACTAGGCTTTGGGGCCCAGTTCAAGAAGCCAGATGGAGCGTGGGAGTGTGACGTGTGCTGTGTTCAGAACAAGGGAGCAGACCAGGCGTGTGTGGCCTGTCAGACCCTCAAGCCTGGGGCTAAAGTAGAGCCTAAAT CATTCGGTTCCTCGTCATTTGGTATCCAGTCCTTGTCTGACACCGGCTCAGGTGGATTCAAGTTTGGCATGGGGGCGTCATCGGACTCTGCCTCTGGTTCTGGGGGCTTCAAATTCGGCGGCACCCTCTCTGACTCCTCTTCGGGGGGCTTCAAATTCGGTGCAGCTGCCTCATCAGACACCACCTCAACAGACACCAGCAGCTCTGCAGGCTTCAAATTCGGCAGCTCCACAGAGGGCTTCACGTTTGGAGCATCCACTGCTTCCACCCCTGCAGCGGACGAGGGGAAGAAGGCTGAAGCCCAGAGTATGGGTGCCGGATTCAGATTTGGCATTAGCGGTGGGATCTCGTTCGGCACTGCAGCAGCTGCTAGCACGGAGAGCAAACCCTCAGACGGAGGGTTCTTTGGACTATCAAAACCAACAACCACCACCTCTACTTTAAGCCTTCCTGTCTCTACAGAGAACGACAGTGGAGCTTCTACAGAAACTACTACCACAACAGCAGCAGCTCCTATTTTTGGGAAGCTGGCTGAGCCTCCTTCCCTGGCCACACCACTAGGGGGCAGCATATTTGAGGAATCGCTAGAGAAAGACCAGGACCCTTTCACCATTGGGAAGTCTGAGAAGGAGGCCTCTATGGGGTCTGGGTTCCTGTTCAGTGCTGCTAGTAAAGAGGCGGAGGCATCGGCTCCCCCTGGAGGCTTTTCCTTCTTTATGGTAGATCCATCTGCAGACCAGCCCAAAGCACCTACCTTCACCTTTGGGAAGCTGGCAGACAGTGAGACCCCAGCAGCAAAAGCCCCTAAGCCCTCATTCAGCTTTGGGCAAAGCGCTACAG ATACTGCAGCCTCAAAGCCAGCGTTTGGGTTCATGgcaaccaccaccacctctacttcCACCACCCCTGCCCCCAGGCTGTTTGGGCCCACCAGCAGCACTACCCCAGCCCCTATCCCGGCCCCCAGTACCTTCCTGTTCGGGCAGAGTGCCTCCAGTGAGGCCACCCCAGCCAAGTCCTTCTTGTTTGGGCAGAGCCAGGACAGCCTGCCTGCCCCTGCAGCTTCCCTGAACCCTGGCCCAGCTCAACCCTTCCTGTTTGGGTCTGGACCTAACACTGCTGCTCCCTCCTTCACTTTTGGAGCGGCCCCGCTCTCCACTGCCTCATCTACAG ctccatcAGCAGCCCCTGCTCCGTTTGTATTcagccctgcctcctcctctgGCTTTGGGTCGGGACAAGCTCCTACCTTTGGTCAGGGTACCTCCCAGCCCAATGCCCCTGCGTTTGGTTCTCCCGCCCCGTCCCCCTTCCCTGCCACGGCCTCCCAGCCCCCTGCCTTCGGGGGGAAGGCCAACTCTGTCCCTGTGTTCGACCAGCAAGCCAACTCCACGCCCGCTTTTGGCTCATCCGCCACACCAG